In the Plasmodium sp. gorilla clade G2 genome assembly, chromosome: 12 genome, acgaTGACAAACACTAAATCAAAAAATGAGCACAGCAAATTAAgtagtaatgataatattaaaaatattaatgacGATAAGAGGAAGAAGAAGAATCAAAATGATGCCAACGGTAATGTTTCTAGAGGTGTTACTATAGAaggaaatgataaaaataatgacactgatataaatgaaacaATAGAAAGAAAAATCAAAAAGGCTACTTCTAAGGGGAATGAAGCATACAAACAAAAAAGTGCTAGCAAGATGAAGGAGAATGAAATAttggaaaaaaaagaaaaaggaaaaaatattaaaaaggaaCACAAAAATGGTATGAGTGGTATTAATGGTgttgataatgatgatgataatgatgatgataataatgatggtgatgataataatgatgaccatgataataataatgatgatgatgatgatgatgatgatgatgatggtAATGATggtgatgatgatgatgatatgaaaaatataaattccaaaagagataatgataatgtagAAGATGAACCAGCGTGTTATTTAAAAGATACCACCGATGAAGAATTAGTAGTTGAAAAAAccaaattaagaaaaaagaaaaatgcaGGTTCAAATTATAGTTATAAACTTGATCtagaagaaaaattaatgagAAGTACAAACAAtgatatgttattttatgaTTTAGATAATTTATCTACAaaagataatgataatattgatataaaatataaaaaaaaaaagaaaaaaaatttatataaaagtgATTCTAAGACAAACttttttgataaaatatttttctttttaaaaaaaaataaaaaaagtcattggaaaaaaaaattaaaagaacatTTAATTAAATTCTATTCAATCAAAAATGAAACTCCAAAAAAATCTACAGGCGTATGTTTTGTATCTTTTATAGATACAAAGTCTGTTCATGAttgtatacataatataccATTCAcagaaagaaataaatgGGTTATATCTAATGCACCACCTaattatgatattatatggaagaatttaaaaaatgatagtTATAAAGTATGTGCtcgttttattatattaaatgcattattattattagctAATACAATAATGATTATATCTGTTACATCTATTGATAATATCTTAAAgcttaaaattaaaaaatataaggcTGCCGACCCAAGTTCATCTAATCTGAGTGCGATATTGACAAGTAAggaatttataatataacataaaataataaatatttatattataaaaatatatatatatgtatatatatatatatatatatatatatatatatatatatgtatacccATGTGTGTGTATTAACAtttgtatcatttttttttttttttttttttttttttttttttttttttttttttttttttttttttattcctcCCAGCTTGGTTATCCCcatttattgttatatttgtGAACAGTATTATTCAACCAGCTTTAATTTCTTGTGTTTCCATGATTATTGGATTTATAAGAAAGTCAAGTGAACATACGTACGTGTTACAAGgaaattttatctttttaattttaaatacaaTTATTATACCTTTACTTTCTCTTTCTCCCTTAAGTTCGATAATAAaggtataaaaataaatatataaatatatatatatatatatatttatatgtatatatttttccattttgTAGGTCATGTATTCTGATGAAATCGGTCAATGGTCAACACGTCTGGGAGAATATCTTTTTAATTCTAGTGGTTTCTTTGCTATGCGTTATTTACTTCATTGTTGTTTCTTAACGTGTGCAAATCAATTATTGCAAATTCCTCAATTTTcaagtaataaaatatatatatatgtatgtatgtatatatatatgtatatatatatatatatatatatatatatatatatatatatatatatatatttatttatttatttattttatagtaCGTTCAATTTTTAAGATTCTTACGAAAAAAGAAATCAGTGCTTGGACTTTTGATTTTGGATATTGGTATGGATTTAATACTTCAATTTTAGCCTTGATATTGACCTTTAGgtaatattatgttatatgcatatatttttttttttttttttttttttttgcatggTATATTTTAATCAAgcattttatatttgaaccatttaatttataaaatataatgattataaatattattattttattttttagtgTTGCTGTGCCTTTCATATTACCACTTGGGTCCCTATACTTTTTCTTGCGATATTATATTgacaaatataatttaatatatgaaatatgcCGAACAAATTTGGATAGTCATGGAGCGGTAGTGAGGACGGCTATAAAATTTATGCTTTTTTCAGTGGCTTTCTTTCAAGTtagattaatataaaaaatatatatatatatatatatatataatatatatgttacatattatatttacatttgtgttttttttttttttttttttttttttttagctgGTTATGTTCACGTTTTTTTCGAGAGTTCAGAATAAGTTCATTTCTGTTGgcagaaatatattatttttgtcatCATCATTGACAacacttttattattgtGTCGATCGACAGAATGGGTTAGTACCaatcatataaaaagaaaaaaagggaAAAGAACTTTTTGTTATCTATgtgaaaaaaatgtatatgttagtaatttaaaagatttaaacaaattaaaGTATGCTTATGCAAATCCATGTGAATCAaagagataataaaaaataaatacacacaaaaaaatatatatatatatatatgtataaacatatatgtatgtatgtttatatttgttgtatgtctttatattttatagtttattttttttttatacgtcaaattaaaaatttttcttgttacctttttttttataattacaaCACGAacatatttgtataatattattatataaaaaaaaaaaaaaagaaagaaaaaagaaatatatatatttatatgtttttttgtgtatgactatttttttttttaagatttagacttttattttattttacttaatttttttttttttttttttttttgttcattttacgttttatatatgtataacatatctgtattaaataaagacatatattttttaagatataaataaatatatacacttaaaatttaaataggAAGCATATGttttaagaaaatattatatatataaatatatatatatatatgtatatatttatttgttatatttatttttttttttttcaagaaTAATATAGGggtataatttattataacgaagaaatataatataaaaagtatattttaaaacatatacataataaatgttataattatattttcctacctatatatttcattcaaatataataatattaatacatataaaataataacataataaaaaaatgatatatataatatatatatgtatatattaaatgatgactttttttttaatgatcaaataaatataatatattttcatatttagtaaaataaaattttttttaaaaatgtgtatataaaggaaaaaataataaaatatttatatatgtacaaaaggtatataaataaatatatatataaataaatatatatatatatatatatatatataatatatatataatatatatattttattatacatttataatatttatgccATTTTAATttcaagaaaaataaatttattggggtaacaaaaaaaaaaaaaaaaaaaatgaaagccTTGCAAAGATGAAcaaatttcatatataaagaaatctttatgtgtataaaaaaataagaataattaaatataaaaaatatgtatctAATAAAATGCAAATTatctaaagaaaaaaaatatatatatatttatatataatatttcaattattaaaaatcaataaaaaatataaatatatatatatatatatatatatatatatatatttttatatgttcatattatatgatatatattcatttgatTAAAAAAAcgtttattattacaaagaaaattttttattttcatcatatttttaattaaatatatgtaatattcataataaaatatatcataggATAAGTcgaaaaataaaacaaacatataaatatataaatatataaatatatatatatatccatatttatatatagctTATTGATGAAATGACAAAATGTACTGTCAATAAGTGGAAAATTGcgaaataaattaattattattaaaattagcaaccttatgattataaattttttttttttttttttctgacaatacaaaataaaataaaataaaataaaaaaatggtaatataagcatttaatatatataaatatatatttataaatatatatgtataaatatttatttatatatttttaaaatgatcACCTATTAATGTAAATACTTTTGTATATTACATgtgtacataaatatatatatatatatatatatatatattttattttattttttattgcaGCTATCGACAATTTTTGGGAGCGTGTGCTCCTTAGATTTAAAAATTGATgcagatgaaaataaaaagttcGCCTTTCTAAGAAAAGATAAGAAGGGAGAGAAGTGCCCAATATTTTCAGACGGAGAAGATATTAACGGAACAGCAACAATAAGTCTAAAGCCAGGAAAAAAGTTTGAACATTATGGTATAAAATTAGAATTAATTggacaaataaatatattaaatgataaagcCAATtcttatgattttttttctatatcaaAAGATCTTGAACCTCCTGGATTTTTAGTAGAAAGTAAACAATTCAAATGGAAATTTTCAGCTGTCGATAAACAACATGAATCTTATTTTGGTACAAATGTTCAACTAAGATATTTTGTTagattaaatataattaaaggaTATTCTGGtaatatacaaaaagaaATTGATTTCATTGTTCAAAATTTATGTATACCACCAGAAATTAATAATACCATTAAAATGGAAGTAGGCATAGAAGATTGTCTACATATTGAATTTGAATATGATAAATCCAAATATCACTTAAAAGATGTTGTTGTTGGAAAAGTCTATTTTCTTCTAGtaagaattaaaattaaacacATGGAAttagatattataaaaatggaaaCTTCCGGGGTAGGCAAAAATTATACTACAGAAACTGTAACCTTGTCAAAATTTGAAATAATGGATGGATCTCCAATTAAATCGGAGTGTATTCCTGTGAGATTATATCTAAGTGGTTTCGATCTAACTCCcacttataaaaatattcaaaataaattctctgtcaaatattatattaaccTCATAATAGTGGATGAGGAAGAAAGGCGTTATTTCAAAAAGCAGGAAATTTTCTTATGGCGAAAAAAAATgggttaaaaaaataaaataaaataaaatgatataaataaatatataaatatataaatatatatatatatatatttatatatatattgtagtGTTAttgtgattttttttttatataaacaatatgaatttttttttttttttctgaactgttcatattctttttttttatataatatggcttttttttttttttttttttttttttttttttttacatgatCAAGTCATATGGTTTTAACATATTTCTGAACATGttcataataaatttatttttttttgtttttcttatatattttttaattttttatgattaatataatttagcATAATTTGTATTCTCGAATaatgatacaaataatatatatatgcatatatatatataacctttttgttatatgccgacttatatattttttaaaaagattaTAATGTCTAGGTTACATTTTTCgaattaatgataatatatatttttcttttttgtgattatttttattaactaATTATATAACCAAAGaagttaaatatattaataagatTTCAAGTTGATGTTTTAAGgtttaatataacatatatggGGAAATGTGTTTtatagaattattaaataaattataagtaaaaaatagaatcattgaaaatattatatatatatattattattattatttttcatccATTTGTTATGATTTTATTGGTaccttcttttttaatataaatcattagtagaataaaaaaataattactaCATATAggtaacatatattatatatatatatatatatatatatatatatatatatatatatataattagtaTGTACACTTGAAATAATGgtgatttttttattcctcattattttttccaaataacaattaatattaacatataattcttttctataagatgtaaaaaatatagaaaccaattcaaaaaatatatgtagaaATTATAAGTGTGTGATTGTCGtatcatcatatattatattttgtttcacTATTATTTGTGTGATCGGTTGtctaaatattaattatcaTTACATCTTCATAATCACATTGatattgatatttttttttttttttttttttttttttttactataagaattatttgtttcaaaaaatatatatatatatatatatatatatatatatatatatatatttataacatattatataccCTCTCATCTCCCAATTATACTACTTTATTTCCTTTagttgtttatttatttgtttatttatttatttgtttatttatttatttgtttatttatttgtttgtttatttatttatttgtttatttatttatttgtttatttgtttatttatttatttatttgtttatttatttatttgtttatttgtttatttatttatttatttatttatttatttatttatttatttgtttatttatttatgatgGAGAATAGGACCAAGAGGAGCAGGAAAAATTTTGTCAGTTCCGAAGTTTTTGTTTGTGAAGAAAGTTATGCGAAGAATttgaaagaaataaaaatgtttgagaatataaaaagtgaTATGAGTTTAATAATAAGTCAGCAGTTAAAGAAACGATCAAGAACTACCTTCAAATTAAAGAAtatagaaaagaaatatatatacttaaaaGATATATGTGAGTTATTAAATAAGAGTTTAATTGAAGGAGagaatatattaagaaaagataaagaattaattaacgattattttgaatatactacaagtaatttatattatatatttataaaatatgagaATATTATAAGTGATATGTCTGAGATGAATAAGAATATGAAATCAAagttgaagaaaataaaagatgaagaagtaataaattttaaggtctgttatgaaaaattaaaaaatagtatgaatatattaaaaaataagaagagtcatattattttattaaaagaagatttaaattttttgaatgatgaatatgataatataaaaaaaattatgcaGGAAAAAAAGAGTGAAGATATTAATTTGACATTAGAAAAGGAATATAATGAATTGTTGATacaatttgaaaaaaataaaaaggaactggaagaaataaaagaaaaatgtaatTATCAAGTGAAGGAGAAAAAGAAAACTAGTGTCAATTTAAATATGATAGAAGAAAGCATATtagaaataaatgaaataataaaaaaattaaatgaagaaaataatatagtgaatgaaaattttgaaatattaaacaatgaaaataacgaaataataaaaaagataactgaagataataataaaataaaagaaaattgtCATGTATTAAACAAAGAATTAGAAAGTctagaaaatgatataaatgattataatattaaaaaaaaggacctattaaatgaatatgaGAACTTGGAGAATAGATTAAAGAATATTAGTCTTGTATGTGATGAGAAAAAAcgagaagaagaaaattattcaaatattataaaaaataaaagtgaaATTttgattaataataaaaagatattaaaagaaaaggagAAGGAATATGAATTATTGAATGATGATTTTTTAAGATGTAaggaagaatatataaagctagaaaaattatatgaaaataatgagaaTAAATTGGAAGATACTAAAAAGCTCATAAATGATTATACATGCATgtgtgaagaaaaaaaattatgtttattaaatattgaaaaaagaaaagaaaagaatgaaatagaaaaaatacaaattttGGATCTTAtacaaaatgatgaaaaagaatTGAATGatcaaaagaatatattttttaaactttCAAAGATATTGaatttaatacatttaatatatgaacaatatgATGAGATCCAGAATGAAAATTGtaacatgaaaaaaaatgaaaatgtttatacaaaaaaatatgagcaattattaataaattatgaacATGTTAAGACACAAGTAcagaataaaaaagaaatactagataataaaaaagaagaaataaaaaaggtagaggatatattaaatatatatcatatggaAATGATttcatataatgataaaaaagaagtgatgaataaaaatgaaaaggaattaaatgagaaaaaaactaagtgtataaaaaaattgaaagaTGAGGAAACTAATAACAATgaagatattattataaaaaaaacaaagaatgaattagaattaaaatatgaagaattaaaaaataatttggaAACACAAAAGATGGAAAAACAGCAAcaacataataattttttaaaacaaggAGAAAAGGAAAAGCTAGAATGTGACTTGCAATTATTTATCtctgaaataaaaaatcagATTGAGAAGGATAaggaagaaaagaaaaaaataattatcgaAAAGGAAAGAGAGTTACAAATATATCAACAAAGATATAGTTCTTTGAAGgttgtataaaaaaatcgGGAGAACAAAAAGGAAACAAACACAAAAAttaggaatatatatatatatataattatgtttatTGTGAAGAaggaattattttatttatttaaatatttgtaatttcatttaatataaaaatgaaacatattaaacaaatggaaagaaataatttttttatacgaaaataataaaattataaatatgtaaatatataaatatatatatatattaattttttttttttttttttttttttttttttttttttataatttgttcctccatattattatgtaactTTTATCAAATCTTTCTGCgctttttaaatattcttatGGAGAGGCGGGGAAAtatatgacatatatatatatataaatacttaattacattattttattttatattatattgtattttatttttttcctcatataataatacaaaaaaaaaaaaaaaaaataaaaataaaaaaaaaaaaaaagggggaaatttaaaatattttatagaaacataacttaacatattattataaaatgaaaaaataaattatatataagtattttttttttttttttttttttttttttttatatttaaattatttcttatttaataATGTAATATGTATGATCTTTAGGTGAAAAGtttgtaattataataattattattatttttttttgttaaaatattataatatgtgttataaatatgattaaAGGTGTACTCGTAATAAACAATAGTGGGAAACCCCGTTTCTTACGTTTTTATGATGAAAGTGTgagttaataaatatatatatatgtatatattatatatatatatatatatatatacatatatatatatgtatgtatatttttattttattttatagagTCATGAGAGGCAACAGCTAATAACCAAAAGAGtttatgaattaataaaaaatagacTGGATATGGAATGTTGCTGCTTTATAGAAGATgaagaattattttcatcgGATATAAAAGTTGTATACAggttaaattattttatcaatatgtatataatatgtatataatatatatataatatatatgtatatattatataattttatgtatttattttatttatttaaagacACTTTGCAACCTTATACTTTGTTTTTATCATTGATTCTATGGAAAGTGAGCTAGGTATTCTGGATTTAATACAagtaacaaaataaaacaaaataaaataaaatgaaatgaaataatattttatgtgggtatattttgtttattcattttttttatattacgcaaatgttatataatatatatatatatatatatatatatttatttattttattgttttagGTTTTTGTACAAGTGCTAGATTCAAATTTTGAAAATGTCTGCGAGCTTGatttgatatataattatgaacaGGTAAGgacaaaatatatgaacataaa is a window encoding:
- a CDS encoding vacuolar protein sorting-associated protein 26, putative; its protein translation is MLSTIFGSVCSLDLKIDADENKKFAFLRKDKKGEKCPIFSDGEDINGTATISLKPGKKFEHYGIKLELIGQINILNDKANSYDFFSISKDLEPPGFLVESKQFKWKFSAVDKQHESYFGTNVQLRYFVRLNIIKGYSGNIQKEIDFIVQNLCIPPEINNTIKMEVGIEDCLHIEFEYDKSKYHLKDVVVGKVYFLLVRIKIKHMELDIIKMETSGVGKNYTTETVTLSKFEIMDGSPIKSECIPVRLYLSGFDLTPTYKNIQNKFSVKYYINLIIVDEEERRYFKKQEIFLWRKKMG
- a CDS encoding AP-3 complex subunit sigma, putative, translated to MIKGVLVINNSGKPRFLRFYDESSHERQQLITKRVYELIKNRLDMECCCFIEDEELFSSDIKVVYRHFATLYFVFIIDSMESELGILDLIQVFVQVLDSNFENVCELDLIYNYEQINYILDEIIMGGIVLETNIDTILHSINGSKRLIENESSFFGD